In Rattus rattus isolate New Zealand chromosome 3, Rrattus_CSIRO_v1, whole genome shotgun sequence, one genomic interval encodes:
- the LOC116895849 gene encoding serine/Arginine-related protein 53-like translates to MLDRDTVHYVLFLDQATLGEQVKRVKEIEAIESDSFVQQTFRSSKDVKKSVEPSEVKHVTPASGPASVAADPPSTGKEIDPDSIPTAIKYQDDNSLAHPNLFIEKAEAEEKWFKRLIALRQERLMGSPVA, encoded by the exons ATGTTAGACAGGGATACTG TGCACTACGTTCTCTTTTTAGACCAAGCCACCCTGGGAGAACAagtaaaaagagtaaaagaaattgaagcaattgAAAGTGATTCTTTTGTTCAGCAGACATTCAGATCAAGTAAAGATGTCAAAAAG TCGGTAGAGCCGAGTGAGGTAAAGCATGTGACTCCAGCCTCAGGACCAGCATCAGTAGCTGCTGACCcacccagcactggaaaggaaaTAGACCCTGACAGCATCCCCACGGCTATCAAGTACCAAGATGACAATTCTCTAGCTCATCCAAAT TTATTTATTGAAAAAGCTGAAGCTGAGGAAAAGTGGTTCAAGAGATTGATTGCTCTCCGACAAGAACGACTGATGGGCAGTCCTGTGGCCTAA